One region of Mesobacillus boroniphilus genomic DNA includes:
- the dpaA gene encoding dipicolinic acid synthetase subunit A has translation MLTGMQIAVIGGDARQLEIIRKLTELDAKLSLIGFEQLDHAFTGASKEKIDEVDFSAQDALILPVPGTSLEGQVETIFSNEKVVLIKEMLEKTPEHCTVYSGISNPYLTGITKQANRKLVQLFARDDVAIYNSIPTVEGTIMMAIQHTDFTIHGSKVAVLGLGRVGMSVARTFQALGAKVKVGARKSEHIARITEMGLESFHLSDIGKAVSDSDICINTIPHQIVTASVISRMPAHTLIIDLASKPGGTDFRYAEKRGIKALLAPGLPGIVAPKTAGQILANVLSQLLMEDFINRKEKEV, from the coding sequence ATGCTGACAGGAATGCAAATCGCGGTTATCGGCGGTGATGCGAGACAGCTGGAGATTATTCGCAAGCTGACAGAGCTTGATGCAAAGCTTTCTTTAATAGGCTTCGAGCAGTTGGACCATGCTTTTACAGGTGCCTCAAAAGAAAAGATAGATGAAGTTGATTTTTCCGCCCAGGATGCTTTGATCCTGCCTGTGCCAGGAACTAGTCTGGAGGGTCAGGTAGAAACCATTTTCTCGAATGAAAAAGTAGTTCTTATTAAAGAAATGCTTGAAAAGACACCTGAACATTGCACAGTTTATTCAGGCATCAGTAATCCGTATTTGACCGGTATTACCAAGCAAGCAAACAGAAAACTCGTACAGCTATTCGCTCGTGATGATGTTGCAATATATAACTCGATCCCGACGGTCGAAGGAACGATCATGATGGCGATCCAACATACGGATTTCACCATCCACGGCTCAAAGGTAGCTGTTCTCGGTCTGGGCAGAGTTGGGATGAGTGTCGCGAGAACCTTCCAAGCCCTTGGAGCAAAAGTGAAGGTCGGAGCCAGGAAAAGTGAACACATTGCAAGGATTACGGAAATGGGATTAGAGTCATTCCATTTATCCGATATAGGCAAAGCGGTCTCAGATTCCGATATTTGCATCAATACGATTCCTCATCAAATCGTTACTGCCTCCGTCATTTCGAGGATGCCTGCCCATACTTTGATCATTGACCTTGCATCCAAACCAGGTGGAACGGATTTTCGCTATGCGGAAAAACGTGGAATCAAAGCCTTGCTTGCACCTGGATTGCCAGGAATCGTTGCCCCGAAAACAGCGGGACAAATTTTGGCGAACGTTCTTTCTCAGCTGCTTATGGAAGACTTTATAAACCGAAAGGAGAAAGAAGTATGA
- a CDS encoding dipicolinate synthase subunit B, producing the protein MSLKGKKIGFGLTGSHCTYDAVFPEIEKLVNAGAEVLPVVTFTVKNTETRFGKGEDWVQRIEELTGNKVIDSIVKAEPLGPKIPLDCMVIAPLTGNSMSKFANAMTDSPVLMAAKATLRNQKPVVLGISTNDALGLNGVNLMRLMATKNIYMIPFGQDDPVKKPNSMVARMEMLSETVLEAMNGKQLQPVLVERYKDN; encoded by the coding sequence ATGAGTTTAAAGGGGAAGAAGATAGGATTTGGATTAACAGGCTCACATTGTACGTATGACGCTGTGTTTCCGGAAATTGAAAAGTTAGTGAATGCAGGCGCTGAAGTTCTGCCGGTTGTCACATTCACTGTTAAAAATACAGAAACACGTTTTGGAAAAGGTGAAGATTGGGTACAGCGGATTGAAGAGCTCACAGGAAATAAAGTGATTGATTCGATTGTAAAGGCAGAACCTTTAGGTCCAAAAATCCCGCTTGATTGCATGGTCATTGCGCCGCTGACAGGGAACTCCATGAGCAAGTTTGCAAATGCAATGACTGATTCACCAGTTTTGATGGCCGCGAAAGCTACATTAAGGAACCAAAAGCCAGTTGTCCTTGGCATTTCCACGAACGATGCTTTAGGGCTGAACGGCGTTAATCTTATGAGACTAATGGCGACCAAGAATATCTACATGATTCCTTTTGGCCAGGACGATCCAGTAAAAAAGCCGAATTCTATGGTTGCGAGAATGGAGATGCTTTCCGAAACAGTCCTTGAAGCAATGAATGGAAAGCAGCTACAGCCAGTATTAGTCGAACGCTACAAGGATAATTAA
- the asd gene encoding aspartate-semialdehyde dehydrogenase: MSERKGYRVAVVGATGAVGQQMIQTLENRDFPVSELLLLSSSRSAGTKVEYKGKEITVQEAKPESFEGVDIALFSAGGSVSKELAPEAVKRGAIVVDNTSAFRMDENTPLVVPEVNEEDLHSHNGIIANPNCSTIQMVVALEPLRKKFGLEKIIVSTYQAVSGAGAAAVEELEEQTQAILNGEEYEPKILPVKSADKHYQIAFNAIPQIDTFVDNGFTYEEMKMINETKKIMHMPGLQVAATCVRLPVGTGHSESVYIEIGQDGVSAAEVKELLADAPGVVLQDDPDQQLYPMPAFCVGKNDVFVGRIRKDIDNDKGFHMWVVSDNLLKGAAWNSVQIAESLVKLGLVK, from the coding sequence ATGTCAGAGAGAAAAGGTTACCGTGTAGCAGTAGTTGGAGCAACAGGAGCAGTAGGACAGCAGATGATCCAGACGCTCGAAAACAGGGACTTCCCTGTGTCGGAGCTATTATTGCTGTCATCATCAAGATCAGCTGGTACAAAGGTTGAATATAAAGGAAAAGAGATAACGGTACAGGAAGCCAAGCCAGAAAGCTTTGAAGGGGTGGATATCGCCCTGTTCAGCGCAGGAGGAAGTGTTTCCAAGGAGCTGGCACCAGAAGCAGTCAAACGCGGAGCCATCGTTGTCGATAACACAAGTGCATTCCGTATGGATGAGAATACTCCACTTGTCGTGCCTGAAGTAAATGAGGAGGATCTGCATTCGCACAATGGAATTATCGCTAATCCGAACTGCTCAACGATCCAGATGGTCGTAGCATTGGAGCCATTACGGAAAAAATTCGGTCTGGAAAAAATTATCGTATCGACCTACCAGGCAGTTTCAGGTGCAGGGGCAGCAGCTGTCGAGGAGCTGGAGGAACAGACTCAGGCAATCCTGAACGGAGAAGAATACGAACCAAAAATCCTTCCAGTCAAGTCAGCAGATAAGCACTACCAGATTGCATTTAATGCCATTCCACAGATCGATACATTCGTAGATAATGGTTTTACGTATGAAGAAATGAAGATGATCAATGAAACGAAGAAAATCATGCACATGCCTGGACTGCAGGTTGCCGCGACATGTGTTCGTCTGCCGGTTGGCACGGGCCATTCAGAGTCAGTGTATATTGAAATTGGCCAGGACGGTGTTTCCGCAGCTGAAGTAAAGGAACTATTGGCTGATGCACCAGGTGTTGTCCTTCAGGATGATCCTGATCAGCAGCTGTATCCAATGCCTGCATTCTGCGTTGGCAAAAACGATGTATTCGTAGGCAGAATCAGGAAAGATATTGATAACGACAAGGGCTTTCATATGTGGGTCGTTTCTGACAACTTGTTAAAAGGTGCTGCATGGAACTCAGTCCAAATTGCTGAAAGTCTTGTGAAGCTTGGGTTAGTAAAATAA
- the dapG gene encoding aspartate kinase: MKIIVQKFGGTSVRDEQSRSHAMNHIKKAIADGYKAVVVVSAMGRKGDPYATDTLLGLLGGSDSKISKREHDLLLSCGETISSVVFTNMLLENGLNATALTGAQAGFRTNSEHTNARILDMKCDRLLRELDQVDVVVVAGFQGAAKNGDVTTIGRGGSDTSAAALGAALNAEWIDIFTDVEGIMTADPRIAENARPLSVVTYTEVCNMAYQGAKVIHPRAVEIAMQAKVPIRIRSTYSEGLGTLVTTLNRENKGTDIKERPVTGIAHVSNVSQIKVFAKKDQYNLQSEVFKAMANENISVDFINISPNGVVYTVLDEMTDRAVKVLEGLGHTPQIERHCAKVSVVGAGMAGVPGVTSKIVTALSEKGIRILQSADSHTTIWVLVKQEDLGKSVNALHDAFQLEVETADFERQDI, from the coding sequence ATGAAAATAATCGTTCAAAAATTTGGCGGTACATCTGTCCGGGATGAACAAAGCCGCAGCCATGCGATGAACCATATTAAGAAGGCGATCGCTGATGGGTATAAAGCCGTTGTGGTCGTCTCTGCGATGGGCAGGAAGGGAGACCCGTACGCTACTGACACGCTCCTAGGTTTGCTGGGAGGAAGTGACAGCAAAATCAGCAAGCGGGAGCATGATCTCCTTCTATCGTGCGGAGAAACGATTTCCAGTGTCGTTTTTACCAATATGCTCCTTGAAAATGGCTTAAATGCGACTGCCCTTACAGGTGCCCAGGCGGGATTCAGGACAAATAGCGAGCATACGAACGCCAGGATACTTGATATGAAGTGCGACCGATTGCTGCGAGAACTGGATCAGGTCGACGTGGTCGTCGTGGCTGGCTTTCAGGGTGCTGCTAAAAATGGGGACGTGACAACAATTGGCAGGGGTGGCAGTGACACATCGGCTGCAGCGCTTGGCGCAGCGTTAAACGCGGAATGGATTGACATCTTTACCGATGTCGAGGGAATCATGACTGCTGATCCAAGGATCGCAGAAAACGCAAGGCCACTTTCCGTGGTCACTTATACCGAAGTTTGCAATATGGCTTACCAGGGGGCGAAGGTAATCCATCCTCGCGCCGTTGAGATAGCCATGCAGGCAAAGGTTCCGATCAGAATCAGGTCCACTTATTCAGAAGGCCTTGGCACGTTGGTTACTACCCTTAATCGTGAAAATAAAGGAACTGACATCAAGGAACGACCTGTAACAGGAATAGCGCATGTTTCAAATGTAAGCCAAATCAAGGTTTTTGCAAAAAAAGACCAATACAATCTCCAGTCTGAAGTTTTCAAGGCTATGGCTAATGAAAACATCAGCGTAGATTTTATCAATATTTCTCCAAATGGAGTGGTCTACACTGTCTTAGACGAAATGACGGACCGGGCAGTAAAAGTATTGGAAGGATTGGGACACACTCCGCAAATTGAGAGACATTGCGCGAAGGTCTCCGTTGTCGGAGCAGGAATGGCAGGAGTCCCAGGTGTAACCTCAAAAATAGTTACAGCTTTATCTGAAAAAGGCATCCGCATCCTTCAGTCCGCTGATAGCCATACAACCATTTGGGTATTAGTCAAACAAGAAGATTTAGGAAAGTCAGTTAATGCATTGCATGATGCCTTTCAGCTTGAAGTGGAAACAGCAGATTTCGAGCGTCAAGATATTTAA
- the dapA gene encoding 4-hydroxy-tetrahydrodipicolinate synthase — protein sequence MVQFGRVSTAMVTPFDHKGHIDFAKTTQLVNHLIDNGTDSLVVAGTTGESPTLSKEEKIALFQHVVKVVDKRVPVIAGTGSNNTYATIELTKKAEEIGVDAIMIVAPYYNKPNQEGLYQHFKAAAEATTLPVMVYNIPGRSVINILPETVIKLAEIPNIVAVKEASGDLNAMTKIIANTPDDFLLYSGDDGLTLPVLAIGGTGIVSVASHVIGNEMQAMVDAFFSGRNADAAKLHQHLLPIMQGLFAAPSPAPVKTALQLKGLDVGSVRLPMVPLTEQERTEVAKLFK from the coding sequence ATGGTTCAATTCGGAAGAGTATCCACAGCAATGGTGACGCCATTTGATCACAAAGGTCACATTGATTTCGCTAAAACAACCCAGCTAGTAAACCATTTGATTGATAACGGGACTGACTCGCTTGTTGTTGCAGGAACAACAGGTGAATCCCCAACTCTATCTAAAGAGGAGAAAATCGCATTATTCCAGCATGTCGTGAAGGTTGTAGACAAGAGGGTGCCAGTCATTGCGGGAACAGGCAGCAACAACACATATGCTACCATCGAACTGACAAAAAAAGCAGAAGAGATTGGTGTAGACGCAATCATGATTGTAGCACCATACTACAATAAGCCAAATCAGGAAGGTCTTTATCAGCACTTTAAGGCAGCTGCTGAAGCTACCACACTGCCAGTAATGGTGTACAACATTCCGGGAAGGTCTGTAATCAACATCCTGCCAGAAACAGTCATTAAGCTTGCTGAAATTCCGAACATTGTAGCTGTTAAGGAAGCGAGCGGCGACCTGAATGCCATGACTAAGATCATCGCAAATACACCAGACGATTTCCTCCTATACAGTGGAGACGACGGATTGACGCTGCCGGTTCTTGCAATCGGCGGTACTGGAATTGTATCTGTAGCATCACATGTAATCGGCAATGAAATGCAAGCAATGGTCGATGCATTCTTCAGCGGAAGGAATGCGGACGCTGCAAAACTGCACCAACACCTGCTTCCAATCATGCAAGGACTCTTCGCGGCTCCAAGCCCGGCACCTGTCAAAACAGCATTGCAGCTAAAAGGACTCGATGTCGGCTCCGTACGTTTGCCAATGGTGCCACTGACCGAACAAGAAAGAACAGAAGTAGCTAAACTATTCAAATAA
- a CDS encoding ribonuclease J yields MNTKKNENIRIIALGGVGEIGKNMYVTEVDGDIFVVDAGLMFPEDEMLGIDIVIPDFSYLTSNSERVKAILLTHGHEDHIGALTYVLRKINVPVYGTKLTIALAKEKMKEQEFSGSVDFREINADSVLNFDTVSVSFFKTNHSIPDSVGISINTSEGAIIHTGDFKFDQAASPLYKPEIGKMAAIGEKGVLCLLSDSTEAERPGYTPSESTVVTELSNVFYNAPGRIIAACFASDLNRIQHLFDSAAANGRKVAVVGKSLKRVFDIALQLGYLQVIDDLIISVNNLKNFEDNQVVILTTGSQGEPIEALQKMAKQAHPQVNIQEGDTVLFAASPLRGSEVFIYKTMDMLYRAGANVVSSKKSVQVSSHGSQEELKFMINLMNPKFFIPVHGEYKMLKAHKKLAQSCGIAEENIFIPDRGDVIEISGGILKSTEKVPAGNTLIDGIGVGDVGNIVLRDRRLLSQDGVLIVVVTLNKADRKIAAGPELISRGFVYVRESEKLMLDSSTLVREIVEKNAHKESFDWNSLKQDIRDSLNQYLFEKTKRRPMIMPIIMEVK; encoded by the coding sequence TTGAATACGAAGAAAAATGAAAATATAAGAATCATCGCACTTGGTGGAGTAGGGGAAATCGGTAAGAATATGTACGTCACCGAAGTGGACGGTGATATTTTTGTGGTTGACGCTGGATTGATGTTCCCTGAGGATGAGATGCTGGGAATCGATATTGTCATTCCGGACTTTTCCTATTTAACTTCAAATAGCGAAAGGGTAAAGGCAATTCTTCTGACTCATGGACACGAAGACCATATTGGTGCATTAACTTATGTGTTGCGAAAAATCAATGTCCCGGTTTACGGAACAAAGCTTACTATTGCCCTGGCGAAGGAGAAAATGAAAGAACAGGAATTCTCTGGTTCAGTTGACTTTCGTGAAATAAATGCAGATTCTGTATTGAATTTTGATACGGTATCTGTCTCCTTTTTCAAGACCAATCACAGTATTCCTGATTCAGTAGGAATCAGCATCAATACTTCAGAGGGCGCAATCATACATACAGGAGATTTTAAATTCGACCAGGCTGCTTCACCTCTATACAAGCCTGAAATTGGCAAGATGGCTGCAATTGGGGAAAAAGGTGTACTTTGCTTGCTTTCTGACAGTACAGAGGCAGAAAGACCGGGGTATACTCCATCTGAATCAACCGTCGTTACTGAACTTTCTAATGTCTTTTATAATGCACCGGGCAGGATTATTGCGGCCTGCTTTGCCTCTGATTTAAACAGGATCCAGCATCTCTTTGACAGTGCGGCGGCAAATGGCCGCAAAGTCGCGGTGGTAGGAAAAAGCCTGAAACGTGTATTTGATATAGCATTACAACTCGGCTATTTACAGGTTATTGATGACTTGATTATATCGGTAAACAATTTAAAGAATTTCGAAGATAATCAGGTTGTTATTTTAACGACAGGCAGTCAGGGCGAGCCGATTGAAGCTCTGCAGAAAATGGCTAAACAAGCACATCCACAGGTGAATATCCAGGAAGGAGACACAGTCTTGTTTGCTGCTTCCCCACTAAGGGGAAGTGAAGTTTTTATTTATAAGACGATGGATATGCTTTACCGAGCCGGTGCAAATGTTGTATCAAGCAAAAAAAGTGTCCAGGTTTCAAGCCATGGAAGTCAGGAAGAATTAAAATTCATGATCAATCTGATGAATCCGAAATTCTTCATTCCTGTTCATGGCGAATACAAAATGCTGAAGGCTCACAAAAAGTTAGCTCAATCATGCGGGATTGCGGAGGAGAATATTTTCATCCCCGACCGTGGTGACGTGATTGAAATTTCTGGCGGAATACTAAAGTCCACAGAGAAGGTACCGGCCGGGAATACATTGATTGACGGAATCGGGGTCGGAGATGTAGGCAATATTGTTCTTCGTGACCGAAGACTGCTTTCGCAGGACGGTGTTTTAATTGTAGTTGTCACACTGAATAAAGCAGACAGAAAAATTGCCGCCGGCCCAGAACTTATATCGCGCGGTTTCGTCTATGTACGTGAATCAGAAAAATTGATGTTGGATTCATCTACCCTTGTAAGAGAAATCGTAGAAAAAAATGCACATAAAGAGTCATTCGATTGGAATAGTTTAAAACAAGACATCCGGGATTCATTGAACCAATATTTATTTGAAAAAACAAAACGCCGCCCAATGATCATGCCGATCATAATGGAGGTTAAATAA
- a CDS encoding ClpP family protease, with product MNKISSESQEGQQEDKENKPSGLLEKIQQLGQTNVPQLSQDSKIHCLTIVGQIEGHMQLPPHNKTTKYEHLIPQIVAIEQNQNIEGLLVILNTVGGDVEAGLAISEMLASLSKPTVSIVLGGGHSIGVPIAVSCDYSFIAETATMTIHPIRLTGLVIGVPQTFEYLDKMQERVVNFVTKHSNIAEETFKELMFAKGNLTRDIGTNVVGHDAVETGLIHEVGGIGQAMRKLNELIDMNKQKSEVIVQ from the coding sequence ATGAATAAAATCAGTTCAGAAAGCCAGGAAGGCCAGCAAGAGGATAAGGAGAACAAACCATCTGGTCTTCTTGAGAAAATCCAGCAGCTAGGACAGACGAATGTACCACAACTGTCTCAGGATTCGAAAATCCATTGTTTGACGATTGTTGGTCAAATCGAAGGGCATATGCAGCTTCCGCCTCATAATAAAACGACAAAATATGAACATTTGATTCCGCAAATTGTCGCCATTGAACAAAACCAGAATATTGAAGGCTTACTTGTCATCTTGAATACAGTTGGCGGGGATGTGGAGGCAGGACTGGCAATTTCAGAGATGCTGGCGTCACTCTCAAAGCCGACAGTTTCAATCGTCCTGGGAGGCGGCCATTCCATAGGAGTGCCTATTGCGGTTTCCTGTGATTATTCGTTCATTGCGGAGACAGCCACAATGACTATTCATCCGATCAGGTTGACTGGACTCGTCATCGGCGTTCCACAAACATTTGAATATCTCGATAAAATGCAGGAAAGAGTCGTTAATTTTGTTACGAAGCACTCTAATATTGCAGAAGAAACATTCAAAGAGCTGATGTTTGCCAAAGGGAACCTGACAAGGGACATCGGAACGAACGTTGTCGGCCATGATGCAGTGGAAACCGGTCTTATCCATGAAGTCGGCGGCATAGGACAGGCGATGAGGAAGTTAAATGAATTAATAGATATGAATAAACAAAAGTCTGAAGTGATTGTCCAATGA
- a CDS encoding YlzJ-like family protein, with protein MILYTMMPHEQVFPPSEEGAVNQVMISYNGIPIMAEWTENHEYRVVRVMSTDPNHYMEPSCLPGSTISLS; from the coding sequence ATGATCCTTTATACTATGATGCCACATGAACAGGTTTTCCCGCCAAGCGAAGAGGGAGCCGTCAACCAGGTTATGATAAGCTATAACGGAATCCCAATCATGGCAGAATGGACCGAGAATCACGAGTATCGGGTAGTCAGGGTAATGAGTACCGATCCCAACCATTACATGGAACCTTCATGTTTACCGGGTTCAACAATTTCACTATCTTAG